One part of the Nitrospira defluvii genome encodes these proteins:
- a CDS encoding zeta toxin family protein, producing the protein MSGIRTPRFYVIAGVNGAGKSSIAGATFRALGSNYFNPDEAARRLMAANPGLSQKEANGIAWGQGVRLLKRAIEERLDFAFETTLGGHTITQLLGQAASQGIEIHMWYVGLTSAELHLERVRARVSRGGHDIPERDVRRRFEHSRLNLIALLPHLTALRVHDNSREADPAAAEVPLPRLVLQMERGEIIGPADLSPTPDWAKPIVAAALKLSRS; encoded by the coding sequence GTTCTACGTCATTGCCGGGGTGAACGGCGCAGGCAAGAGCAGCATAGCCGGGGCAACCTTTCGCGCGCTCGGGAGCAACTACTTCAATCCTGATGAAGCCGCGCGTCGACTCATGGCAGCCAATCCCGGGCTTAGTCAAAAAGAGGCCAATGGCATAGCCTGGGGGCAGGGTGTGCGATTATTGAAGCGGGCGATTGAGGAGCGTCTCGATTTCGCGTTCGAGACGACACTCGGGGGGCATACGATCACGCAACTGCTCGGCCAGGCCGCCTCACAGGGGATCGAGATTCACATGTGGTATGTGGGGCTGACCAGCGCGGAATTGCATCTTGAACGGGTGCGAGCCAGAGTCAGCCGTGGTGGCCACGATATTCCCGAGCGCGACGTCAGGCGTCGCTTCGAACATAGTCGCCTCAATCTCATTGCACTGCTTCCTCATCTGACGGCCTTGCGGGTCCATGACAATAGCCGGGAGGCGGACCCCGCTGCAGCAGAGGTGCCGTTGCCTCGCTTGGTGCTCCAGATGGAACGAGGAGAGATTATCGGCCCGGCCGACCTCTCGCCCACACCGGACTGGGCCAAGCCGATCGTCGCCGCCGCTCTCAAGTTAAGCCGGAGCTGA
- a CDS encoding YnfA family protein, whose product MHTEGCTVSTKLASSSENDSKISFFPDVRNSYSQRRLAGLFEIGGGYLIWQWWRNGSHWSIGLLGAVVLILYGIVPTYQPSHFGRVYAAYGGWFIILSILWGWLVDHVEPDRFDVIGAMVCLVGVTVMMYWPR is encoded by the coding sequence ATGCACACAGAAGGCTGTACGGTTTCGACTAAACTAGCATCGAGTAGCGAGAATGACTCGAAGATTTCATTTTTTCCGGATGTCCGTAATTCCTACAGTCAGAGGAGGCTGGCGGGTCTGTTCGAAATCGGTGGCGGGTATTTGATTTGGCAATGGTGGCGCAACGGCAGCCACTGGAGCATCGGCCTCCTGGGCGCCGTTGTCCTGATACTCTACGGCATCGTGCCGACCTATCAGCCGTCGCACTTCGGCCGGGTCTATGCCGCCTACGGCGGTTGGTTCATTATTCTGTCGATCCTTTGGGGTTGGCTCGTCGATCATGTAGAGCCGGATCGTTTTGATGTCATCGGGGCAATGGTGTGCCTGGTTGGCGTGACGGTGATGATGTATTGGCCGAGGTGA
- a CDS encoding YnfA family protein — protein MLMTQSTALFVLAGLFEIGGGYLIWQWWRNGSHWSVGLLGAVILILYGIVPTYQPSHFGRVYAAYGGWFIVLSILWGWLVDHVEPDRFDVLGAMVCLMGVAVMMYWPR, from the coding sequence ATGCTCATGACACAATCCACAGCCTTGTTCGTGCTGGCGGGTCTGTTCGAAATCGGCGGCGGGTATTTAATCTGGCAATGGTGGCGGAACGGCAGTCACTGGAGCGTCGGTCTGCTGGGCGCCGTCATTTTGATCCTCTACGGCATCGTGCCGACCTACCAGCCGTCGCACTTCGGCCGGGTCTATGCCGCGTACGGCGGCTGGTTCATTGTTCTGTCGATCCTCTGGGGTTGGCTGGTCGATCACGTGGAGCCGGATCGATTCGATGTCCTCGGGGCGATGGTGTGCCTGATGGGCGTGGCAGTGATGATGTATTGGCCGAGGTGA
- a CDS encoding type II toxin-antitoxin system HicA family toxin yields MKRKDLIRQLELAGCVLVRHGGKHDWYHNPTTNVSQPIPRHTEINEHLAKHILKLLANT; encoded by the coding sequence GTGAAGCGCAAGGACCTCATTCGACAGCTCGAATTAGCTGGTTGCGTGCTTGTTCGTCACGGTGGAAAGCACGATTGGTATCACAACCCCACGACCAACGTTTCCCAACCTATCCCCCGTCACACTGAAATTAACGAGCATCTTGCGAAGCATATTCTGAAGCTGCTCGCTAATACCTGA